Genomic DNA from Anaerolineales bacterium:
GGGAAGCCAGTCGCCCGCAATTCCCCGCCTGTCAGGAAGGACCTCGGCCCACCTGGAGGGCGAGGGGCCCCCAGGCCTTCGAGATGCGAATATTGGGCCTTGACAATAGTGTGTTATATACAGTATACTGCGAAACATGATAAAGACGGATGAGATGCCCTCGATCAACGAGAAGCTGTCCCAGGAACTGCGGCGCGGCAGCCTGGTGTTGGCCGCTCTCAGCCAGCTGCAGGAGCCCAAATACGGCTACGCCCTGATCGACGACTTGTCCCGCCGCGGCCTGGATATCGAGCAGGGGACCCTGTATCCGCTGCTCCGGCGGCTGGAGGAGCAGGGGCTGCTCCGGAGCGAGTGGAATGTCGATGGCTCGAGACCGCGCCGCTACTATGTGCTCAGCCCGATGGGGCAGGAAGTGCTCAAGGCACTGACCGCCGACTGGTTGCGGCTCACTCAG
This window encodes:
- a CDS encoding helix-turn-helix transcriptional regulator — encoded protein: MIKTDEMPSINEKLSQELRRGSLVLAALSQLQEPKYGYALIDDLSRRGLDIEQGTLYPLLRRLEEQGLLRSEWNVDGSRPRRYYVLSPMGQEVLKALTADWLRLTQ